Proteins encoded in a region of the Raphanus sativus cultivar WK10039 chromosome 8, ASM80110v3, whole genome shotgun sequence genome:
- the LOC108820695 gene encoding grpE protein homolog 2, mitochondrial isoform X1 encodes MLASRFLSRVSRSAGLRSSLSAATAAALPPRNQSPIFSNRYHSLVHNFSQKQLVAAQVSLDSFSLQRFSLSSSTESHEKESSNTESAASKTSEEEKATTSEANESESKARRKGAKRATAVSESDSGSDDDEEEEMSKDDLMKLVAEKEELLYGKEEELKQMKDKVLRTYAEMENVMDRTRRDAENTKKYAIQNFAKSLLDVADNLGRASSVVKESFSKLDNNDTSKEEDSAGGAAAPLLKTLLEGVEMTEKQLAEVFKKFGMEKYDPINEPFDPNRHNAMFQVPDASKPEGTVAHVLKSGYTLYDRVIRPAEVGVTQGGESEENKKESGA; translated from the exons ATGTTGGCCTCGAGGTTTCTCTCGCGAGTTTCCCGCAGCGCGGGCTTACGCTCCTCTCTCTCCGCCGCCACCGCCGCCGCTCTTCCGCCGAGGAACCAATCTCCTATATTCTCGAACCGGTATCACTCCCTCGTTCATAACTTCTCACAAAAG CAGCTTGTTGCAGCTCAAGTGTCTCTTGATTCGTTTTCACTTCAAAGgttctctctttcttcctcCACTGAATCACATGAAAAGGAGAGCAGCAACACTGAGTCAGCAGCCTCCAAGACAAGTGAGGAAGAGAAAGCTACTACATCTGAGGCAAACGAATCAGAATCCAAAGCAAGGAGGAAAGGCGCTAAACGAGCTACTGCGGTCTCTGAATCAGACTCCGggagtgatgatgatgaggaggaggagatgtCAAAGGATGATTTGATGAAGCTCGTAGCTGAGAAGGAGGAGCTACTGTATGGGAAGGAGGAAGAGCTTAAGCAAATGAAAGATAAAGTTCTTCGCACGTACGCAGAGATGGAGAATGTAATGGACAGAACAAGGCGTGATGCTGAAAACACCAAGAAGTATGCCATACAG AATTTTGCAAAGAGCCTTTTGGATGTGGCGGATAATCTCGGAAGAGCTTCTTCTGTTGTCAAAGAAAGCTTCTCGAAGCTTGACAACAACGACACCTCGAAAGAAGAAGATTCGGCTGGTGGTGCTGCTGCTCCACTGTTGAAGACCCTTTTGGAAGGTGTGGAGATGACTGAGAAACAGCTGGCTGAGGTGTTTAAGAAATTCGGTATGGAGAAGTATGATCCTATCAACGAGCCGTTTGATCCGAACAGGCATAACGCAATGTTCCAGGTCCCTGATGCTTCTAAGCCTGAAGGCACAGTTGCTCATGTCTTGAAG TCTGGTTACACGTTGTATGATCGGGTGATAAGACCAGCAGAGGTTGGTGTTACTCAGGGAGGAGAGAGCgaagaaaacaagaaagagaGTGGTGCTTAA
- the LOC108821132 gene encoding upstream activation factor subunit UAF30 codes for MQPQRLKKAITDNPKKLGELIDLVNLPSTLRDFVGQSQSSRLGCFMRVWSYIKTNNLQDPKNKNVVNCDEKLKSVLLGKPRVELVDLPSLIKLHFTTKAPNSNPQEKRRASVFK; via the exons ATGCAGCCGCAGAGGTTGAAGAAGGCGATAACTGATAACCCTAAGAAGCTTGGTGAATTGATTGACCTAGTGAATCTTCCATCTACTCTACGTGACTTCGTTGGCCAGTCTCAGAGTTCTCGTCTTGGTTGTTTCATGCGTGTCTGGTCTTACATCAAGACCAACAATCTTCAG gATCCTAAGAACAAGAATGTGGTGAACTGTGATGAAAAGCTGAAGAGCGTTTTGCTTGGGAAGCCGCGAGTGGAGCTAGTCGATCTTCCTTCTCTTATCAAGTTGCATTTCACCACCAAAGCACCCAACTCGAATCCTCAAGAAAAAAGAAGAGCATCCGTCTTTAAGTAA
- the LOC108820695 gene encoding grpE protein homolog 2, mitochondrial isoform X2 has protein sequence MLASRFLSRVSRSAGLRSSLSAATAAALPPRNQSPIFSNRYHSLVHNFSQKLVAAQVSLDSFSLQRFSLSSSTESHEKESSNTESAASKTSEEEKATTSEANESESKARRKGAKRATAVSESDSGSDDDEEEEMSKDDLMKLVAEKEELLYGKEEELKQMKDKVLRTYAEMENVMDRTRRDAENTKKYAIQNFAKSLLDVADNLGRASSVVKESFSKLDNNDTSKEEDSAGGAAAPLLKTLLEGVEMTEKQLAEVFKKFGMEKYDPINEPFDPNRHNAMFQVPDASKPEGTVAHVLKSGYTLYDRVIRPAEVGVTQGGESEENKKESGA, from the exons ATGTTGGCCTCGAGGTTTCTCTCGCGAGTTTCCCGCAGCGCGGGCTTACGCTCCTCTCTCTCCGCCGCCACCGCCGCCGCTCTTCCGCCGAGGAACCAATCTCCTATATTCTCGAACCGGTATCACTCCCTCGTTCATAACTTCTCACAAAAG CTTGTTGCAGCTCAAGTGTCTCTTGATTCGTTTTCACTTCAAAGgttctctctttcttcctcCACTGAATCACATGAAAAGGAGAGCAGCAACACTGAGTCAGCAGCCTCCAAGACAAGTGAGGAAGAGAAAGCTACTACATCTGAGGCAAACGAATCAGAATCCAAAGCAAGGAGGAAAGGCGCTAAACGAGCTACTGCGGTCTCTGAATCAGACTCCGggagtgatgatgatgaggaggaggagatgtCAAAGGATGATTTGATGAAGCTCGTAGCTGAGAAGGAGGAGCTACTGTATGGGAAGGAGGAAGAGCTTAAGCAAATGAAAGATAAAGTTCTTCGCACGTACGCAGAGATGGAGAATGTAATGGACAGAACAAGGCGTGATGCTGAAAACACCAAGAAGTATGCCATACAG AATTTTGCAAAGAGCCTTTTGGATGTGGCGGATAATCTCGGAAGAGCTTCTTCTGTTGTCAAAGAAAGCTTCTCGAAGCTTGACAACAACGACACCTCGAAAGAAGAAGATTCGGCTGGTGGTGCTGCTGCTCCACTGTTGAAGACCCTTTTGGAAGGTGTGGAGATGACTGAGAAACAGCTGGCTGAGGTGTTTAAGAAATTCGGTATGGAGAAGTATGATCCTATCAACGAGCCGTTTGATCCGAACAGGCATAACGCAATGTTCCAGGTCCCTGATGCTTCTAAGCCTGAAGGCACAGTTGCTCATGTCTTGAAG TCTGGTTACACGTTGTATGATCGGGTGATAAGACCAGCAGAGGTTGGTGTTACTCAGGGAGGAGAGAGCgaagaaaacaagaaagagaGTGGTGCTTAA
- the LOC108819901 gene encoding acetylserotonin O-methyltransferase-like has translation MEENKRNLVDEEAKASLDIWRYLFGFADMAAAKCAIDLKVPEALENHPSSQPMTLAELSFATSASPSHLHRIMRFLVHQGVFKEVPTKDGLATGYRNTPLSRRMMITKRDGMSLAPMLLLETSPEMLAPWLKLSSVVSSPVNGSVPPFDAVHGKELWSFTQDNPRHSELFNEAMACDARRVVPRIAGACHGLFDGVATVVDVGGGTGETMGILVQEFPWIKGINFDLPHVVEVAQVMDSVENFGGDMFDSVPACDAIFIKWVLHDWGDKDCIQILKNCKEALPPKTGKVLIVESVVGEKKKTMIMEERDEKLEYVRLALDMVMMAHTSTGKERTLKEWDVVIKEAGFSRYEVRDIDDVHSVIIAYRS, from the exons AtggaagaaaataaaagaaacttaGTAGATGAAGAAGCTAAAGCTTCGCTAGACATATGGAGATATCTCTTTGGGTTTGCAGATATGGCAGCTGCGAAGTGTGCAATTGATCTTAAAGTACCAGAAGCCCTTGAAAACCATCCTTCTTCCCAGCCGATGACTCTAGCCGAACTCTCCTTCGCCACCTCCGCCTCTCCGTCACATCTCCACCGTATAATGAGGTTTCTTGTGCACCAGGGAGTCTTCAAAGAAGTCCCCACAAAAGATGGTCTTGCCACAGGCTACAGAAACACGCCACTCTCTCGCCGTATGATGATCACAAAACGTGACGGCATGTCGCTGGCTCCTATGCTTCTCCTCGAGACAAGTCCAGAGATGCTCGCTCCATGGTTGAAACTGAGCTCAGTTGTCTCTTCACCGGTTAACGGTTCGGTTCCGCCGTTTGATGCGGTGCATGGTAAGGAGTTGTGGTCGTTCACACAGGACAATCCGCGCCACAGCGAACTATTCAATGAGGCCATGGCATGTGATGCAAGGCGTGTGGTACCACGTATAGCCGGAGCTTGTCATGGCTTATTTGACGGCGTGGCTACGGTGGTGGACGTTGGAGGCGGTACCGGAGAGACGATGGGGATATTGGTTCAGGAGTTTCCTTGGATCAAAGGAATTAACTTTGATCTTCCTCATGTTGTTGAAGTTGCTCAAGTCATGGATAGTGTTGAGAATTTTGGGGGAGATATGTTTGATTCCGTTCCTGCATGCGACGCTATTTTCATCAAG TGGGTGTTACACGATTGGGGAGACAAAGACTGCATACAAATATTGAAGAACTGTAAAGAAGCGCTCCCACCGAAGACCGGAAAAGTGTTAATAGTGGAATCCGTGGtcggagaaaagaaaaaaacgatgATAATGGAAGAAAGAGATGAGAAACTAGAGTATGTGAGATTAGCGCTTGATATGGTGATGATGGCTCACACAAGCACAGGAAAAGAAAGGACTTTAAAAGAGTGGGACGTTGTCATTAAAGAAGCTGGGTTTTCTCGCTATGAGGTTAGGGACATCGATGATGTTCACAGTGTTATCATTGCGTATCGCTCTTAG
- the LOC108819900 gene encoding uncharacterized protein LOC108819900 has translation MVVGNGETCYFWSSNWSPFGSITAYLRGEHSRNTGIPAATTLAELWELDTWQLPPARSEALVNIQTHLSTLALTNEADTYQWSPQGKPAKSYSTKAIYDLLRVNNQRVSWCKEIWFSKGIPRHKFLSWLFVLNRCPTKDRMVEWGLDVDPICTLCNSDIETRDHLYFSCPYSWEIWNTSAARAGFSTPREWLGILTELGRLKTPDHTRTLALLAWQASIYCIWAERNGRLHRSRFRLPQTVIKEIHNIIKLRIGAIRLDDPALASLLFQAWNS, from the coding sequence ATGGTGGTGGGAAATGGCGAAACTTGCTATTTTTGGTCTAGTAACTGGTCACCATTTGGAAGCATCACGGCATACCTCCGAGGAGAACACTCTCGCAATACTGGGATCCCGGCAGCTACTACCTTGGCAGAATTATGGGAGCTTGATACTTGGCAACTACCCCCGGCCAGATCAGAAGCTCTAGTAAACATCCAAACCCATCTCTCCACACTGGCGCTGACGAATGAAGCTGATACCTATCAGTGGTCGCCTCAAGGAAAGCCTGCAAAGTCCTACTCAACAAAAGCAATATATGACCTCTTGCGTGTGAATAACCAGCGAGTCTCTTGGTGCAAAGAAATTTGGTTCTCCAAAGGAATCCCAAGACACAAGTTTTTATCATGGCTGTTTGTTTTGAACAGGTGCCCTACTAAAGACAGAATGGTGGAGTGGGGACTTGATGTTGATCCTATCTGCACCCTCTGCAACTCTGACATTGAGACCAGGGATCATCTGTACTTTTCATGCCCATACTCTTGGGAGATATGGAACACTTCGGCTGCTCGAGCGGGATTCTCTACACCAAGAGAGTGGCTTGGAATCCTAACGGAATTGGGGAGATTAAAAACTCCAGATCATACTAGAACCCTTGCTCTCTTGGCTTGGCAGGCTTCCATCTACTGCATTTGGGCTGAGCGTAATGGAAGGCTTCATAGAAGCAGGTTCAGGCTCCCACAGACTGTCATTAAGGAGATACATAACATAATCAAGTTGAGGATTGGTGCTATTAGACTGGATGATCCTGCCCTTGCTTCTCTCCTCTTCCAAGCGTGGAACTCCTGA
- the LOC108819411 gene encoding small ubiquitin-related modifier 1, protein MSATQEEEKKPGGDGGAHINLKVKGQDGNEVFFRIKRITQLKKLMNAYCDRQSVDMNSIAFLFDGRRLRAEQTPDELDMEDGDEIDAMLHQTGGSGGGAAMA, encoded by the exons ATGTCTGCAACAcaggaggaagagaagaagccAGGTGGAGACGGAGGAGCTCACATCAATCTCAAGGTTAAGGGACAG GATGGGAATGAGGTGTTCTTCAGGATCAAGAGAATCACCCAGCtgaagaagctgatgaatgcTTACTGTGACAGGCAATCAGTGGACATGAACTCCATCGCCTTCTTGTTTGATGGCCGTCGTCTTCGCGCTGAGCAGACTCCTGATGAG CTTGACATGGAGGATGGTGATGAGATCGATGCAATGCTTCATCAGACTGGTGGCTCTGGTGGTGGCGCTGCTATGGCCTGA